In one window of Mercurialis annua linkage group LG4, ddMerAnnu1.2, whole genome shotgun sequence DNA:
- the LOC126677416 gene encoding uncharacterized protein LOC126677416 isoform X1: MDYDDNDFQSQNLHLGGEGSSKFPSVLRSYALPKFDFDDSLHGSLRFDSLVETEVFLGIESNEDSQWIEDYSRGSSGIQFSSTAAESCAISRHTNVWSEATSSESVEMLLKSVGQEELIPAQSNTKEIDACDELGCIIKQMEPSLKQDDTLPARVGDETNSQTTTLPDEFPENFSVLNDGDVGLQTQVEDSSLSHKGDGSVDESLGDLTVINEGVGLHTAESIMLIDGKCNDVNQREFGSLIHEPLDIRIQEGSDSGAQVDSAVITLQNITRGNDALNDEDGLNNANKNTDENLDVSGIDNRKNQDKEGPVGLGVQQTQVLDAEMVEFCDPHMDNPLREASIDSMEETDTIATSAEEPSMVPEGDPGLKILGQSEVDAYSVSLVAIESNTTVETVEGEYSNLDYPNIVSNSRSSLLPTKDIQASQDKVEDVGSSLQEVCSSAQLVSEINAEGHMSSPTRDGPVQTIEQEVVPGLVNVDQDVPFEEKNNRELPSDGSNLERSIDKALGTPTFGEVSSEKELIDSADGVIVASGSGIHTDAVEHKDVEISSSDTNEKIVVENFAEASLAVKKAVSEVNTCNIENQIEPQAVAIEEVGEDCTKDKEAGSGLFASNANKGDIGEAAIKENDDKKTMNVSGPSVNIDISGAEPSAMHDSSQNTSLIGQEEAAVIVSGGASSNQIAVLSTTGGQGSGNDLEKPIICAPAAVRATELTHKEDSKEQIEISFDHGVSVSEVTDGSAIKVQACLQDPNQNGSSKDESSFSFVVSPVAVPKIDARKLHTFSNVEVSRASPILDGSTLDSGLGLRDTKASQDLSHASPKISDVATPRTGSKGVSERKPRRSSGKATAKETVKKGKPIKEPASVRSERGDKTTSISMSPSGVPQLVQSSDMQRYGHLDSNNVKPFVIATSSSSLPDLNSSVSQAAILQQPFTDLQQVQLRAQIFVYGALIQAMAPDEAYMISAFGGLDGGRSIWENAWRLCIERLHGQKPHLFTPETPVQSRPGARAPDQPIKQSALQSRVVSPIARGSSKGTPVVSPIAPFSSPLWSMSTPSGDTLHTSGMPRGPIMDYQRALSPLHPHQTPAIRNFIGHSPSWLPHASFGGPWVPSPPTSAMDNSSRFSMQLPRTEPIQLTPVKELSVPHSSGAKPTPPVAQTAASATVFPGPSVHDVKIITASASQPSVDPKPRKRKKNNENSGQMSFPAQPQMELVSAPTVTNFVSSSVPVTSPVGFLPKVPTERFILSATPTSSSDLRNGDQSSESKPILSEESLGEVKEAKMQAEIAAAHASSAVSHCQIIWDQLDKQRNSGLLPDVELKLASAAVSVAAAAAVAKAAAAAAKVASNAALQAKLMAEEAFVSFGQSNLCQSDVISLSDGMQNLGKATPASILKGGDGTNSSNSIFVAAREAARKRVEAASAASKRAENMDAIVKAAELAAEAVSQAGKIVAMGDPMPLSELVAAGPEGCWKLAQGASELVSKLNNDGRENMNIGTGEGPDSLTRKSIKVPTDKNENTTISHGKSPILRALSNEDHDRLVDGNACSSANTMKEKGQKGRRTSDLTRNVGMVPEPGNQSRSSIAQDEYEKAEISKEDCITEDSSVEVFKDGSGFKAAWFSAKVLSLQDGKAHVIYSDLTLSGGSEKLREWVPLEHEGDEAPKIRIARPLTVMPFEGTRKRRRAAMGEHTWSIGDRVDARIQDSWWEGVITEKSKTDESVLVNFPAHGETLPVSKWNLRPSLIRKNGEWIEWSSAGESNRPSHEGDTPKEKRPRVRSPVVETKEKDKISKTINATESDDPTLLSLTADEKSFNMGKSSRDGNRNDALRMTRTGLQKEGSRVVIGVPKPGKKRKFMDVSKHYVADGSGQINEANDSTKFARYIMPQKAGTRGWKSSYKADLNEKRAAISKPRIKSGKPPNMSGRTVPQKENLTSTSVSIPDNRDHVAKANDSVNHSENSSEKQNLTSFQSFSTSGATEGPIVFSAHALPSDSISSKKINVKAERVSKGRLAPAGSKLGKIEEGKAFNSNSGKSTSDLSEPRRSIRRIQPTSRLLEGLQSSLMVSKIPSVSHEKGHKSRTVSRGNNHG; the protein is encoded by the exons ATGGATTATGATGACAATGATTTTCAAAGCCAGAATCTTCATTTAGGTGGTGAAGGAAGCAGCAAATTTCCTTCTGTTCTACGGTCATATGCTCTTCCTAAGTTTGATTTTGATGATAGTCTTCACGGATCTTTAAGGTTTGATAGTTTAGTTGAAACAGAGGTATTTCTTGGAATCGAAAGTAACGAAGATAGCCAGTGGATTGAAGATTACTCCCGAGGTAGTAGTGGGATACAATTCAGTTCAACTGCGGCAGAGTCCTGTGCAATTTCAAGGCATACCAATGTATGGTCCGAGGCCACTTCCTCGGAATCTGTTGAGATGTTATTAAAATCGGTTGGTCAGGAAGAACTTATTCCTGCGCAGAGTAATACTAAGGAGATTGATGCCTGTGATGAACTGGGCTGTATAATAAAGCAAATGGAGCCCAGCTTGAAACAGGATGATACTCTACCGGCCAGAGTGGGAGATGAAACAAATTCACAGACTACAACACTGCCAGATGAGTTTCCAGAAAACTTCTCTGTGTTAAATGATGGCGATGTCGGGCTGCAGACTCAAGTTGAGGATAGTTCATTGAGCCATAAAGGTGACGGTTCTGTTGATGAAAGTTTAGGTGACCTAACTGTTATTAATGAAGGGGTCGGATTACACACTGCTGAAAGCATTATGTTGATTGATGGGAAATGTAATGATGTTAATCAAAGAGAGTTTGGTAGTCTCATTCATGAACCTTTAGATATCAGGATACAGGAAGGTTCTGATTCAGGGGCCCAAGTTGATAGTGCGGTTATTACTCTACAAAACATCACTAGAGGCAATGATGCATTGAATGACGAAGATGGATTAAATAATGCAAATAAGAATACTGATGAAAATTTAGATGTTTCAGGAATCGATAACAGGAAGAATCAGGACAAAGAGGGTCCAGTAGGCCTAGGTGTTCAACAGACTCAGGTTTTGGATGCAGAAATGGTTGAATTCTGTGATCCTCATATGGACAATCCTCTCCGTGAGGCATCGATAGATTCTATGGAAGAAACAGACACAATTGCAACTAGTGCGGAGGAACCTTCTATGGTACCAGAGGGGGATCCTGGTTTAAAGATACTAGGCCAGTCTGAAGTAGATGCATATAGTGTATCTCTTGTGGCTATTGAAAGCAATACTACTGTTGAAACAGTTGAAGGGGAGTACTCTAATTTGGATTATCCGAACATTGTGAGCAATTCTAGGTCATCTTTGCTACCTACAAAGGACATACAAGCTTCTCAAGATAAAGTTGAGGATGTTGGTTCTAGTTTACAAGAGGTATGCTCTTCAGCTCAACTTGTTAGTGAGATAAATGCTGAGGGCCATATGTCATCGCCTACAAGGGATGGACCTGTGCAAACTATTGAACAAGAAGTGGTTCCTGGACTGGTCAATGTTGATCAAGATGTTCCTTTTGAGGAAAAAAATAACAGAGAGTTGCCTTCTGATGGTAGTAACTTGGAAAGAAGCATTGATAAAGCGCTTGGGACCCCAACTTTTGGTGAAGTTAGCTCTGAAAAGGAGTTAATAGATTCTG CAGATGGTGTTATAGTGGCTTCTGGGAGTGGCATCCACACAGATGCAGTTGAACACAAGGATGTTGAAATTTCATCTTCAGACACAAATGAAAAAATTGTTGTTGAGAATTTTGCAGAAGCAAGTTTAGCTGTCAAAAAAGCAGTTTCTGAAGTAAATACTTGTAATatagaaaatcaaattgaaccTCAAGCAGTAGCAATTGAAGAAGTTGGCGAGGACTGCACAAAGGATAAAGAAGCTGGCTCAGGTCTTTTTGCTTCAAATGCAAATAAGGGAGACATTGGTGAAGCAGCGATAAAAGAAAATGATGATAAGAAAACAATGAATGTTTCAG GACCGTCTGTAAACATTGATATTAGTGGCGCTGAGCCTTCAGCAATGCACGACTCTTCCCAAAATACTAGTCTAATCGGTCAGGAGGAAGCAGCTGTCATTGTATCTGGAGGTGCGAGTTCAAATCAGATTGCTGTTTTAAGCACTACTG GAGGACAGGGGAGTGGTAATGATCTTGAAAAGCCAATTATTTGTGCCCCTGCTGCTGTCAGAGCTACTGAACTTACTCACAAAGAAGATAGCAAGGAACAAATAGAAATATCATTTGATCATGGTGTATCAGTTTCTGAGGTAACTGATGGCAGTGCCATTAAAGTGCAGGCTTGTTTGCAGGATCCAAATCAAAATGGCTCTTCGAAAGATGAGAGCAGCTTCTCTTTTGTTGTCAGTCCAGTGGCAGTACCCAAAATAGATGCCAGGAAATTGCATACATTTTCAAATGTAGAAGTCAGCCGAGCATCCCCA ATTCTTGATGGATCTACTTTAGATTCTGGCCTAGGCCTACGAGATACCAAGGCTTCTCAAGATCTTTCTCATGCAAGCCCAAAAATTTCTGATGTAGCTACTCCACGTACTGGTTCTAAAGGTGTTTCTGAGCGTAAACCAAGGCGATCTTCAGGTAAAGCGACGGCAAAAGAAActgttaaaaagggaaaacctATCAAAGAACCAGCCTCTGTGAGATCAGAACGAGGAGACAAAACGACTAGTATTTCCATGAGCCCTTCTGGTGTTCCTCAACTTGTTCAGTCCAGTGACATGCAACGATATGGACACCTGGATTCCAATAATGTTAAACCATTTGTTATTGCGACATCATCTTCCAGTCTGCCCGATTTGAATTCTTCAGTTTCTCAAGCTGCAATACTTCAGCAACCTTTCACAGACTTACAGCAAGTGCAATTGCGAGCTCAGATCTTTGTTTATGGCGCTTTGAT TCAAGCCATGGCACCGGATGAAGCATATATGATATCTGCATTTGGAGGACTCG ATGGTGGAAGGAGCATATGGGAGAATGCCTGGCGCTTGTGTATAGAGAGACTTCATGGTCAAAAACCTCATCTTTTTACCCCTGAGACTCCTGTGCAATCTCGTCCAG GTGCTAGAGCTCCGGATCAACCAATTAAACAAAGTGCCCTTCAAAGCAGGGTAGTCTCACCTATTGCTCGAGGCAGCAGCAAGGGTACCCCAGTTGTGAGTCCTATCGCACCCTTTTCATCACCACTTTGGAGTATGTCAACTCCTTCTGGTGATACTTTGCATACAAGTGGCATGCCAAGGGGTCCAATCATGGATTATCAGCGAGCACTTTCTCCTCTACATCCTCACCAAACTCCAGCTATCAGGAATTTTATTGGGCACAGCCCTTCTTGGCTACCTCACGCCTCATTTGGTGGTCCTTGGGTTCCTTCTCCGCCTACTTCTGCAATGGACAATAGTAGTCGGTTCTCAATGCAGTTGCCTAGGACAGAACCTATTCAATTGACACCAGTAAAAGAATTATCTGTTCCCCATTCATCTGGCGCGAAGCCTACTCCTCCTGTGGCGCAGACTGCAGCTTCTGCTACTGTTTTTCCTGGGCCTTCTGTGCATGATGTGAAAATAATAACTGCATCAGCCAGTCAACCTTCTGTTGATCCCAAGccaagaaaaaggaaaaagaataaTGAGAATTCTGGGCAGATGTCATTTCCAGCGCAGCCGCAAATGGAGTTAGTTTCTGCCCCTACGGTTACTAATTTTGTGTCGTCTTCAGTTCCTGTCACATCTCCTGTTGGCTTTCTTCCTAAAGTCCCTACTGAGAGATTCATCTTATCTGCAACTCCTACATCCTCTTCTGATCTCAGGAATGGGGACCAGAGTTCAGAATCAAAGCCAATTTTATCAGAGGAATCCCTTGGGGAGGTAAAAGAGGCGAAGATGCAGGCGGAGATTGCTGCTGCTCATGCTTCTTCTGCTGTTAGCCATTGTCAGATTATCTGGGATCAGTTAGATAAGCAGAGAAATTCTGGATTGTTACCAGATGTTGAACTCAAACTAGCTTCTGCTGCTGTTTCAGTAGCAGCAGCTGCTGCAGTTGCAAAAGCAGCTGCTGCAGCTGCCAAGGTTGCATCAAATGCTGCCTTACAGGCAAAACTGATGGCTGAGGAAGCATTTGTTTCTTTCGGTCAGAGCAACCTTTGTCAAAGTGATGTCATATCTCTTTCTGATGGCATGCAGAATTTGGGTAAGGCTACTCCTGCTTCCATCTTGAAGGGTGGTGATGGAACAAACAGTTCAAATTCTATCTTTGTTGCTGCAAGGGAAGCTGCTAGGAAGAGGGTTGAAGCTGCTTCAGCTGCATCAAAACGAGCTGAGAATATGGATGCCATCGTTAAAGCTGCAGAGCTTGCTGCAGAAGCTGTGTCTCAAGCTGGGAAGATAGTGGCTATGGGTGATCCTATGCCTCTGAGTGAGTTAGTGGCAGCTGGACCTGAGGGTTGCTGGAAACTTGCACAAGGGGCTTCCGAGTTGGTTTCTAAGTTAAATAATGATGGCAGAGAAAACATGAATATAGGTACCGGTGAAGGTCCAGATTCTTTGACCAGGAAGTCAATAAAAGTTCCGACAGATAAGAATGAAAACACGACCATTAGTCATGGAAAATCGCCCATTCTTAGAGCGTTGTCCAATGAGGACCATGATAGATTGGTCGATGGCAATGCATGTTCTAGTGCGAATACTATGAAGGAAAAAGGACAAAAAGGCCGAAGGACTTCTGATTTGACCAGAAATGTCGGGATGGTTCCTGAACCTGGGAACCAATCCAGATCTTCCATTGCTCAGGATGAGTACGAAAAGGCAGAAATTTCAAAAGAGGATTGTATAACAGAGGATTCCAGTGTCGAG GTTTTCAAAGATGGGAGTGGATTCAAAGCAGCTTGGTTCTCAGCCAAGGTGTTGAGTTTACAAGATGGGAAAGCACATGTGATTTACTCTGATCTTACACTAAGTGGAG GCTCGGAAAAGCTTAGGGAGTGGGTGCCACTTGAACATGAAGGAGATGAGGCACCCAAAATACGGATTGCCCGCCCTTTAACTGTCATGCCTTTTGAAGGAACAAGGAAGAGAAGAAGAGCTGCCATGGGGGAGCATACTTGGTCCATTGGTGACAGAGTTGATGCACGGATACAAGATAG CTGGTGGGAGGGAGTTATAACTGAAAAGAGCAAGACAGATGAGTCTGTGTTGGTTAATTTTCCAG CTCATGGAGAAACATTACCAGTTAGTAAATGGAACCTCAGGCCTTCTCTCATCCGGAAAAATGGGGAATGGATTGAATGGTCCAGTGCAGGAGAGAGCAACCGACCTTCTCATGAG GGTGATACTCCAAAAGAGAAGCGACCAAGGGTGCGGAGCCCTGTAGTGGAAACCAAGGAAAAGGATAAGATTTCCAAAACTATTAATGCGACGGAATCTGATGACCCGACATTATTGTCCTTAACCGCTGatgaaaaatcatttaatatggGGAAGAGCTCTAGAGATGGGAATAGGAATGATGCACTGAGAATGACTCGGACAGGGTTGCAAAAGGAAGGCTCTAGAGTAGTCATTGGTGTACCAAAGCCTGGAAAGAAGAGGAAATTCATGGATGTTAGTAAGCATTATGTTGCAGATGGAAGTGGTCAAATCAATGAAGCTAATGATTCAACCAAGTTTGCAAGGTACATAATGCCTCAAAAAGCAGGAACGCGGGGATGGAAAAGTAGTTATAAAGCCGATCTGAATGAAAAGCGAGCAGCCATATCTAAGCCTAGAATTAAATCTGGCAAACCACCAAATATGTCGGGTAGAACAGTTCCACAGAAGGAAAACCTAACAAGCACCTCAGTTTCTATTCCTGACAATAGAGATCATGTTGCAAAGGCCAATGATTCTGTAAATCATTCTGAAAATTCTTCGGAAAAACAGAACTTAACCAGCTTTCAATCGTTTTCTACGTCTGGGGCTACTGAGGGCCCAATCGTATTTTCTGCACATGCTCTTCCATCAGATAGCATATCCTCTAAGAAAATTAACGTTAAAGCTGAGAGGGTGAGTAAAGGGAGACTTGCTCCTGCTGGTTCGAAACTTGGTAAAATTGAGGAAGGTAAAGCTTTTAATAGTAATTCTGGAAAATCGACCTCTGATCTCTCTGAGCCGCGTAGGTCTATTCGCAGAATTCAGCCAACATCAAGA CTATTGGAAGGGCTGCAAAGCTCACTGATGGTCTCAAAGATTCCATCCGTGTCGCATGAAAAAGGACATAAAAGTAGAACTGTCTCTAGAG GGAATAATCATGGTTGA